Proteins from one Bradysia coprophila strain Holo2 unplaced genomic scaffold, BU_Bcop_v1 contig_599, whole genome shotgun sequence genomic window:
- the LOC119083381 gene encoding uncharacterized protein LOC119083381 produces MACEILEDEVIRKLKFKLPFYVRYVDDILTAVPADKVNEIKTTFNSYNQHIQFTVDVERDQKISFLELWCIRDGRSIKTDWYHKDTWSGRYLNFKSHLPTAYKRNTVTLLAEKILLLSEPEFHNKNFELLREILAKNMYPNGLVECMIKKAHEKFTKNGDVKPIKEKLPIAAVPYVKGLFEKLKAICKDDVMLVGKGDNTLKKSIFSRLKDPTPKLHCSHLVYCIPCSCGYKYVGQTLQLLKDRIYQHKYNISIKNSNHSALCDHAITNNHTPLWDKVKIVVRESQQKKRDILEMIAVKKTPNCLNKHTD; encoded by the coding sequence AAATTTTGGAAGACGAAGTCATACGAAAgctgaaattcaaattaccaTTCTACGTACGATATGTGGACGATATTTTAACAGCAGTTCCTGCTGACAaagttaatgaaattaaaacaacGTTCAACAGCTACAATCAACATATACAATTTACTGTAGATGTAGAACGagatcaaaaaatttcatttttggaaCTGTGGTGTATTAGAGATGGTCGTAGCATTAAGACTGATTGGTATCACAAAGACACTTGGTCCGGacgttatttgaattttaaatctcATTTGCCAACTGCCTACAAACGCAACACAGTCACACTGCTAGCAGAGAAGATTCTTCTATTGTCTGAACCCGAGTTCCacaacaaaaactttgaattgcTGAGAGAAATTTTAGCCAAGAATATGTACCCGAATGGTTTGGTTGAATGTATGATCAAAAAAGCACACGAAAAGTTTACAAAGAATGGAGATGTGAAACCGATCAAAGAGAAACTCCCGATAGCTGCCGTACCCTATGTTAAAGGCCTGTTTGAGAAACTGAAAGCCATATGCAAGGATGATGTCATGCTGGTTGGAAAAGGCGACAACACGTTGAAGAAGTCTATTTTTAGTAGACTCAAAGATCCGACGCCAAAGTTACATTGTTCACATTTGGTGTACTGTATTCCCTGTTCGTGCGGGTACAAATACGTTGGCCAGACATTACAGCTTTTGAAGGACAGAATCTATCAACATAAGTACAACATAAGCATTAAGAACAGTAACCACAGTGCCTTATGTGATCACGCTATTACGAACAATCATACAccgttgtgggataaagttaaaattgttGTTCGTGAAAGTCAGCAGAAGAAAAGAGACATTTTAGAGATGATTGCGGTGAAGAAGACACCGAATTGTCTGAATAAACACACCGATT